The Cygnus olor isolate bCygOlo1 chromosome 13, bCygOlo1.pri.v2, whole genome shotgun sequence DNA segment TCACTCCGTGCTTCCCAGAGCCATGCCCTATTGCTGAAATGCTACACTGTGTTTCAGAGGGTGGATTAGTagcagtttgttgtttttccagttaaaaGCTCCACACCACTTTCTAGGGGCAAAAGTCCAGAAGACATGGCCACAGGCCTCCCTCCAGTGATCACAGATAAGGGTGCAGCTGGTTATAAAGTAGCTGGCTACATTTATTCTGCAATTTTAGTCTCTCTGAAGAAACTCATCCTTTTCAGGAAAGCAGGTGCTGTTCCCGtttggggaagaggaagaaaggccTCAAACATGAGGTTTGATTCATGGCACCAAATTCACTGAGCAACAAATCAGAATTCACAACAGGCTGTCTAGTCAGAAGACAATTactcccccttcccttctgaTTTTGCAATAAATAGAATCACTGGGAATGAACAAAGCGGccagattttcatttctcagtgaTCTGAACAAAGGAGAATCTCATATTAAAAATTGACCCAGTTAACATTTATTACATTGTCTAGGGGAAAGCAGTGAATGGAGCAAGTCAGTTTTgagagagctgtgctgcaatTTGAAACTTTGCCACTTGGCCGCATGAATGAGTTTACCCTACAGAAGccttgaaatgttttccagtaGTGACGCTGCCTGGGATATTCGCTATACCCAGGAAGCTCTTCGGGCTAGGGGTGTCTGTGCTGGTGcagtcctgctgctctccttccaGTCGCAGCGCACAGCCATGGGAAGTGCGAGGCTCGTTAGCACCTACCGAGGAAGGTTAGTCCTGCGCAACGAACGCGTGTGCAGTACCGTTTAAGGCAGTGGTTGCAGGCTCGCCTCGCCCTGCGTTAAGGTTCACCTTAGCGCTGGAAGCACCCTTGAGGTGAGCATCACCACCCCTCCTTCCAGCTGCAGGGACACGTCCCCACCGCCCAGACCTCGTGCGCGGCATCCGTGGCCCCCGCGTCCCGGCGCGAGGATCCTTCCTGGCGGTCGGGGACGGGAACAGCACGACACCGTGCGGAGGAGCGGGTGTACCTGTAACGGGCTCTCATCTGGCTGCACCTTTCACAAAATTATCTCCTAACCCCCCAGAGGTGATCTCGGCTCGTTCGGGTGGCCGGCTCGCCCCGGCCTCTcgggcgcggcgggcggcgctcAGTCGGACAGGCTCTCCGAGAAGGCCGACTTGGACTTCTGCGTCTGCTCCAGCCGGTTGAGGATGAACTGGCTGGTGTCGATGAAGCGCTCCACGCAGTTGACGAAGCACGTCTCGGCCCGGCTGTCCAGCTTCGGCCCGGGCTTGTCCATGCACTTCTCctgcggagcggggccgccctTGGTCCGCGGGGGGCACCTTGGGGCACGGCCCCGCGCACCGGGACCCCCGAGGCatcccccacacaccccccGGGCTCGGCGGAGaccccctttccctttccctctccccttccccttcatcctcctcctcctcctcctcctcttcccccgGGGCTCCCTCCCGCAGCCCGCAGCCCCGTGCCGTACCCAGCACAGCTCGGTCATCTGGTGCACCAGCTGCTGGAAGCGCTGCTTCTGCGTCTCCACCTCGATGAAGCGCTGGAGCTGCGGGtcggccccccccagcccgccgcctcccggcgCCTCCATACCGCCGCCGCGACCTTCgcgtgccgccgccgcccgccccttcctccccggccccggccccttccGCGCGCACCGCGCAGGCCCCGCCGCCATCTTATGGCGGGCCggcagggagggaggcggggaggaggagcgggggggAATGTCGCGGCGCTGCCGCCGTTTATTGTGCACTGAGGGGGTCTTGGGCTGATAGAGGGCTTCGTGGTGGTCGTGgtcgtggtggtggtggggaggcggggccggcccggcaGTACCAGCCACCGGTGCCGGGCAGCCCGCCCGGCGCTCACGGCTCCTCGTCCGTGATGTCCAGGATGCCGGCCAGCAGCGCGGTGAACGTGGGGCGCTCCTCGGCCTTCTGCGGGGCGACACGGGAGCCGTGGGGTcctgccccgccgcccgggGCCTCTCCTGGCCCCGGAGAGCTGCAGGGTGAGGGGGCAGACACGTACCTCGTGCCAGCAGCTGTACATGATGGCGTAGACCCGCTCCGAGGCCTGCTGCGGGCGGTAGAGGCGCAGGCCTTGGATGACGTGCTCTGTTGTCTCGCTGTTGTTAAACCTCTCGTAAGGCATCTTTCCCAGAGAGTAAACCTCCCACATCAGCACGCCTGTTGTGGGAAACGGGGGACACCTCTGGGCACGGGGGCATCTGTGCCTGAAGTTGGTTTGTGGAGGAGCTCGCTGTTGTTGGGCTGCCCTCGTTCTTACCCCTGAGTCGTTAATGCTGTGCTCTTACCAAAAGCCCAGACGTCAGACTTGCTGCTGAACTTGCTGTACAAAAGCACTTCAGGAGGGGACCACCGAACTGGGAACTTTGACCCCATGGAGCTTGTGTACTCATCGTCTAGAACGTATCTGCAGCAGATAAACAGATCAGGGCAGCTGTCCTGATCCTGTCCTGTTTCACTTGTCTCCATGCAACCAGTCAAGCCCAAAAGGAATCAACAGCTTTCAGAGTTTGCACTTTGCATGGGTTTCAGCAGGCAAAAAGTCCCTTTGCAAACAAGCATGTGTTAGTcaaggctggggaagggctACAGTGACACAGCATCACAAGAGGCAAAACTGGGATGTGGGAAGAAAGCTGCGGCCAGGAGATTAGAGTTGGAGGAAAAGAAGTGGCAAGAAGGGGAACAGGGATGAGGGAAGTAAGAAAGGGGAGGGTGGAAAGTGTAGAGGTAGAAGGTTGAGCCAGGTAGAtgaaagacaggagaaagcagaagaaaagcgGAGCTGGAGAATGGTGGGGAAGAAAGACTAAAGTGCAGAGGAGACTGAAGGAGATGTAGAATTGAGACAGGAGAGTGACACAGACATGGCTACCAGACCTGGAAAGGCCAAAATCTGAGACTTTCACAATCCCTTGGTCATTCACCAAACAGTTGCGAGCAGCCTGTGGGTGGAGAGATGGAGGCAGTCACTCCtactgtgctgggtctggctgggatggagttaactttccctgcattGGCCCaaacagtgctgtgctctgcacttggcgctagaacagcactggtatcacaccagtgttgtgtctactgctgagcagtgctggcacagcaccaagactcCCTCCAACACCCCAGAGAGCAGCACCGCAAGCTGGCAGTGCCAGCCAGAGGCCTGGCAAACCAGGCTCATCGTTTCACGAGGATGAAGTGCCCCCTCTCCACGTCCGAGCCAGGGATGCTGCCTGTGTTGCCTGATTCAAAGCCCTGTCCTagccaaaaatgtattttctgtccCCTGGAAAGC contains these protein-coding regions:
- the TIMM8A gene encoding mitochondrial import inner membrane translocase subunit Tim8 A, with the translated sequence MEAPGGGGLGGADPQLQRFIEVETQKQRFQQLVHQMTELCWEKCMDKPGPKLDSRAETCFVNCVERFIDTSQFILNRLEQTQKSKSAFSESLSD